attgtccgctctgggccgaagccctcacggttttaaaacgcgtcaatagaggttaggaacctccatcttataaacccagcatctctcccatgttttgtcaatgtgggatttgcctagggtgttacaatccaccccccttatgggactcagcgtcctcgctgaggtttgccccaccatcattcaaggttgcacacggagcggctctgataccacaaatgtaatggcccagcccactagtgatattgtccgctctaggccgaagccctcacggttttaaaacgcgtcactaggagttacgaaccatcaacttataaactcagcaactctcccatgttttgtcgatgtgggatttgcctagggtgttacattttttcTATCtaatctacttccagcaaaatctgaatcactataaccaacaagatcgaatgattcacattttgaataccataaaccaattgagtgtgtaccaatgaggtatttgaaaattcttttaacagcacttagatgggattcttttggacatgattgaaatcttacacacaagcaaacactaaaatgtatgtctggtctagatgcagtaagatataagagagagccaatcatacctctataaagctttatATCTACTTCTTTGCCTTTTTCATCATTGtctattttaattgttgaactcataggagtgccaatgctcttcaaatcttccatttttaattttttcaacatatccttgatgtactatgattgatttatgaagatgtcatctttcatttgcttaatttgaagtccaaggaagaatgtgaacTCCCCCATCATActcatctcaaattcattctgcataatcttagaaaatttcttgtaaagagattctttagtagcaccaaaaattatatcatcaacatatatttgcacaatgagcatatcattatgatgctttttaacaaaaagtgttgtgtccactttgcctctttggaaatcattttgtaaaaggaatttactaagtttttcataccatgctctgggctttagtaagtttataaatataatttggaTGCTTATGATTTTCAAAGCCtcgaggttgtgcaacatacacttcctcattaatataacaatttaaaaatgcactcttgacatccatttgataaagcataaaattcTTATAACATgtaaaggcacacaacattctaatagcttcaattctagcaaccggagcaaaggtttcatcaaaatcaataccttcctcttgaatgtagccttgagccactagtctagctttgtttctaacaacattgctttttttatccattttgtttctaaaaacccatttagtaccaataattgaatgactTTTAGGTTTAGGAACCAAATTCCAAACCttgtttctctcaaattgattgagttcttcttgcatggcaagaatccaactttcatcattttgagcttcttcaaaacatttagattcaatttgtgaaacaaaggcaacattaccaaaatattttctcaattgtgctttagtcatcatcctttgagatggatcatcaTGATGTCTTCTtgggatgatttctatggaatctccattttttaggtaaatcttcatgttggggtccatacacttgtaattcttccaaatttggcatttcttcattgatttgatcattgtTGGCATTATGGATGTCTGTTGTGGtatctccttgagtttcttcaactttgattttacattttcttttccaaacacctgctcattattattattaaaaacatctttccttctaatagaagggttagcctcatcaaacaaaacataaatagtttcctcaataactaatGTTCTTCTATTAAACACCCTAtatgctttactctttgttgagtacccaagaaagatttcttcatcggatttagcatcaaatctcttcaagttatccttcttgttatttaagaTATAGCACTTACATCCAAATGCTctgaaatataaaatatttggttttcttcctttccaaagctcatagggggtctttttcaaaaatggtctaatcaaaattctattcaacacatagcaagaagTATTAATAGCTTCAGTCCAAAaatactttggcaaattattttcattcaacatGGTTTTAGTCATCTCTtgtaaagtcctatttttcctttctacaaccccattttgttgtggaattCTATGAGCTGAAAAGTTATGGTTGATTCCATGTtcatcacaatatttctcaaataaatgattttcaaattcagttccatgatcactccttatagatgtgatgcaaaaacttttttcattttgaaccattttactaaaagaggtgaatttctcaaaagtttcatctttatgagtaaggaagaatgtccatgtatatcttgaatagtcatcaataaTAACCAAAGTATATGTCTTCCAACCAAGACTAGCAGGAGACACGGATCCaaacaaatcaagatgaagcaattctaatggcttATTAGTAgaaacaatatttttagatttaaaaaatGCTCTAGTATACTTTCCTAGTGCACATaccctacattgaaattcattttcatagttaatcttaggaagacctttAATAAGTTCTTTCTTAGATAATTTTGAGAGTGTTTGCATGCTTGCATGTCCTAATCTTCTACGccataaataactaaaattatcaaaagatattagacatgtaccatgattagtttcaatgttattcatgtcaagcaagtaaaaattattagatctattggcaatgaacaatgtgtcattattTAAGTTACTAATTGTGCAATgagaagaagtaaactttacctcaaaacctttatcacaaagttggcttacacttagcaagttgtatttcaaaccttcaataAGTGATACATCTTCAATGCAAGGTTTGGTTTTAATTGTGTcatttctaattatttttccttttcctttatctccaaatttcacatgtcctccatctaccattgtgatttttgaaaacttgtccttttcaccgaTCATGTgttttgaacaaccactatctatataccatttttcactttccttcatccctttgaaacaaacctgaaatttaatcatttagctttaggtgcccaagcaactttgggtccttgggggttagtgactttaggtaaggttccctttggcacccataccttctttaccttaagaaAACCCTTCCTAActgcacaagaactaatcatatgacctctttgattgcaataataacatgtgacattaggcaaggaggatgtagatgctttaatgaaatgattcttgtaGTTATCCTAGTTTATGAAACtgtcaaaaccaattccatatttttcatttgaaattctttgatTTCCAAGAAATACATCTAGagcttcttttccttttgtaaattttgctaaatcatttgtcaaagattctattttagcttcaagaactttatttttctcaataagcttttcacaagtttcttttgagtttttcaaCTCCAAATCTAGCTCTTTaaataaagcaatttgtcctttgtaaaattcattttctttatacacattggacatggcaatattttgtgatctcaatgattcaatttctaaattcattttagtgcactttctcttatagtttctatactcatcatatactttagcaaatgcaagttcaagttcctCTACATTAGGAGGTTCAAGAGAATTTACCTCATTATTactttcttcttcattttgtgAACTTTCGACTTTCTCTTCAAATGCCATCATACAAAGATGAGCAAtctctttgtcacttgattcatcatttgaagattcttcactatTGCTCCATAtaactttcatagctttcttgcacttgtctttttttcctttcttctttttgagcaatggacatttgggcttgatatgtcctggtttgtgatattcataacatacaatttcttcttttgattcCTTGAAATGTTTATCCTTAGGAGTATACTTTtttaagaatttcttgtatttacttcctcccttcttgaaagctcttttgaattttcttgcaagcatagccatttcatcatcatcatcacttgatgcacttgagttgtcacttgagtcaactttaaGTACAACCCATTTCTTCTTCTCTTCATCCTTATTAGATTTGAGAGCaatacttttcttcttcttttactcattttcaacttcatctttcttatataccattTTATGTGCAATAagagatccaatgagttcatcataggtgaatgttttaaaatccttggtatcttggataactgtagtctttgcttcccaagattttggaagtaATCTAAGAATTTTCATCACAAGTTcggcttcctcaaatcttttgcCAAGTGCTTTGAGGAGATTGACAAGATCcataaaccttgtactcatatctgCAATTAATTCTCCTGGCTTCatttcaaatagctcataatctcAGATAAGGAGGTTTGCTTTGGATTCCTTGACGACATCCGTTCCTTCATAAGTGacctcaagcttatcccaaatatCCTTagcagtttgacatcctgaaacatgaTTGTATTTATTAAGgccaagtgagcaatgcaaaatattaatagtttTAGCATTtacagaaattttcttccaatcattgtcatcatattcatcttcattttTAGGAACTTTAGTATTTCCTTGACCATTTTTTTTTAGGAACatatggaccatttttaataattctccatgcatcaatatccacagattgtatgaaatttctcattctaactttccaaaatgagtaattagtgccattgaagagtagtggtctagtaattgagtagccttcagctagtggtgcgggtataccggcagtgttgctagatgaaccagccattgGGGATCACTCCAAGGTTGTAACAccttaagcaagagagacaagctctaatACTAATTTGTTGTcctaaaatagtccaagagggtggtgaattggacttaaacaatttttcggcccttgcttgcagcctaataaaaaattgtggctttgttcaactaagtACTCCTAAATATATAGTGAAAGTGATATGTGTTTCAAGAATATGTCCCTAAATTGCAATTCAAGtctcaatcaatatttatagtaATTTTTAACATAACATGCATAATAAAATATTCAGCTAATTTCTTAACCTACTAAATATATCtttaagtatatcaactcaatctattcaatcaacattcaatatcatgcatagtaattaaattacacaaaagtaaagagactaaggttagagaaatcaaacacaataatttttatagtggttcggcttaactagcctacatctacTCTTTCAAAGAtctctctttgagtcttctctccactatttgctcttttaaaggcaagagaccaaaagcctttTATAAAttcttcaacaccaagcttttaccaaggtagcttgaacccttaacaagtgctatctcaagcactcacactcataagcttcaataggtgcttgtacaacctctcttaagtgcaatttaatgttttaacactcactctcactcaatacaaatcaaactataaagaagagatgagttgatttgccaatggtagctcaaacactttaaagctcttgaatgaaagcaataaataaaaaatcaagattATAGTACAATTGTAAGCTTTCAgcaagtgtaaaatgaagtaaagaaagtgtatttatagtcccaaattattttagactgtttgaaatctttttagaatgttatacactctgttctaggcaaaatagccgttattttatttttttgtacgAAGTAGAGTAACTCTGATCAttaagcaaactaatgaaatttttggcgacagtagtaaactagttagcaaactataattttagtaaaaacattagcaaaactaatattttagcaaacaagttagcaaactaatttaccagatgcctatttcaaattgtaatatttaaaaatctaatttagaccttaagagaaatatatattccaataacaatatccaaggtcatgatgagagaaaattttataaaataattgaaagaaaaattaattttgagctcCAATTGACTAACTTTtatctattctttttacacaagtcctaagactcaattcctaactctatgactttcatacctttacttcgagtcttagctttcataatcttgttctttctcaacttagattcatcttgagatgcctttgagtgCGTTTCCTCCTTAGATGCAATCTCAAGGATTCTtcatgaataagagaaagaatctacacattACTTGAAATTAAGTTAGatagattctagttgagttttgttatcatcaaaatcaatgctcattttgagctacacggagtCAACAAttatttattgaattaaattatttaaaaataaataaaataattataaatattaaattaatatttatgaaatatgaaatttaaaaaaaatcaaaatattaaatattgaaactatatttaaaatatattaatttaatccttatatacaataaataataattttttaattttacaaattaatccttatatgtttattaattaaaaaaatataaggacttatttgtaaatagttataatatttaggattattttgtaaaatatataaattattttgtaattcaaaaaattttttaaggaccttaaagtaattaataaatatttttaaggaCAAAAAAATAGTTGGATATTTTTTAGAGTAGCGTCTAATAGCCAGACGCTACTCTAAGTAGCATCCCTCTATTTTTTCAgcaattgtatatattttttttaattttttatttactgATCGCTACCTATATTAGTAATCAGCTATCTCTCTCATCTACTTAAGCTAAAACACCCTCTTTTGATAAATAATTTTGAAGTCACCcattttgataaattttttttCCAGTCGCCTCCCTTTGCTAAATTGCCCTGGTTTCTTCATACtgatatttttggtattgttagaGATTGTTGGAACGTCTCTTTAGAGGACCCTTTGTTGCATCGTCTTTCTCTGTGCCATCAACGTCTTAGTAGTTGGGCTCGCTCTTTATGTAGAGATTATAAACCTAAAATTAATAAGTTGAAGGCTGATTTACTTGCATTACGGGATTTTGAGGATGGTACAGTTGCCAATCAGGAGGTGGAGATTAAAATTGCGTTGAATAATTTGCTTGCGGAAGAGGAGATTTATTGGAAGCAATGTGCTAAATCATTTTGGCTCAAAGATGGAGACAGTAATACGAGGTATTTTTCATGCACGGGCTTCCACTAGAAAACGAATTAATCAGATCAATGCTCTTTAAGATGATTCAGGTTAGTGGTTCAGTGATCAAGACGGTATGGGATCTCTTGtgtttaattatttctttaatttgttTTCAGAGTCTAGAGGGCACTTTACTAGTGTCACTAATCTTGTTACCCCGCGTGTTTCTGAAGTGGATAATGAAAGACTATTAGCTCCTTTTAATGATGATGAATTTTGCATCAGATGTATCTGGATAAGTCTCTTGGCCCTGATAGACTTAATCTAGATTTTTTCCAAAAATTTTGGCATATTATTGGTGATGCTATTGTCAGGAGTTGTAAAGTTTGGATGAGTTTAGGTGTTTTTCCAACTGATCTTAACGAAACCATTATTGTTTTGATTCCTAAGAAGGACAGTCCGGTTTCCTTCAAGGACCTTAAACCTATTTCCCTGTACAACATTTTATATAGAATTATTGCTAAGGTTCTTGCTAACCACCTAAAATATATTTTCCCAGATATTATTTCTCCTTTTCAGTCTGCTTTTGTTCCAGGGCTTCTGATCACAGATACTGTTATGGTTGCCTTTGAGATTATTCATCACATGAAAATGAAGGTAATAAGGGTGAGGTTGCTTTGAAGATTGACATTAGCAAAGCCTATGATAAAGTGGATTGGAATTATTTAAGACAGATGATGCTTCAGCTAGGTTTCGATCCTACATGGGTTTCTCTTATTATGACTTGTGTCTCTACTGTCTCTTATAAAGTGGCTTTAAATGGTACTGAGATTGGGCTTATTTATCCTTTTCGTGGACTCCATCATGGTGATCCATTGTCTCCCTACTTGTTCATTATTTGTGCTGAAGGTTTATCTATGTTGTTCAATAGAGCGGAGCGGAGGGGTGATATTCATGGCAGTAAGGTTAGTTGACAAGGGCCTAGTGTTTCGCATCTTTCATTTGTTGCTAATAGTCTTTCCTTTTTAAGAGCAAACCCTAGAGAGACCTCCCATGTCAAAGATATTTTAACTGTTTATGAGGAAGTGTCAAGATAAGCTATTAATTTTTAGAAATCTGGTATTTTCTTTAGTGCCAATTCTCCTGTTGAAGTTTGACAAGAAATAACTAATATCTTAAATATTTTATCTCCTTATGATCATGGCAAATATTTGGGTCTTTCGTCTTTAGTGGATAAAAAAAAAGGCAGATTTTTGCTTTTTTCAAAGAGAGACTTTGGAGGCGTATTTCTGGGTGGAAGGGTAGATTTTTATCGTGGGCAGGTAAGGAAGTTTTGCTTAAGTCTGTGGCTCAAGCTATCCCTTCTTATTGTATAAGTGTTTTTTACATCCCCCTATCTACTTATGAGGAATTACAGAGGATAATGAATTCTTTTTGGTGGGGTTCAAAACAGAATGGACAGAGGAATATTCATTGGACGACTTGGCATTGGATGTGCTCTaaaaaagaggttagtggtttaGGCTTCCGAAATCTTAGTTGTTTTAACTTAGCCATGCTTGGAATGCAGGTTTAGCGTTTACTTATTAATCCTTGTACTCTTCTCTATACGATTTTCAAAGCTAAATATTTCCCAAGGGGGGACTTTTTAGAAGCTCCGGAGGGATTTAATCCCAATTTTGTCTCAAAGAGTCAATTGCAATCCACGAATTTGTTGAGGAAAGGGTTGAGATGGAGGGTTGGGAATGGTAGGAAGATCAAGGTTTGGAGTGATCCTTGGCTTTGTCGGGATTCAAACTTCTATATTGAAACTCCTTTAATTGCAGAACATGAAGATCTTCTGATAAATGACCTTGTATTTAGTGGCGATGGTTGTTGGGATATTCACAAAATTCAGAGCCTATTTATTCCTAGTGTTGTGGATTATATTCCTAGAATTACTTTTACTCATATTCAGTCAGAGGATAGTTATATTTGGCATTTTTCAAGGCACGGTATGTATACTGTTAAATCTGAATATCATTTAATTTTTGACGAGAGATATGGTAATAATTTTATGGGACCTATGATTAATTGGAAGAAGCTTTATCATACTCCTCTTCCACCAAAAGTAAAAAATTTTCTTTGGAGGGCTATTAATGGAATTCTTCCAACGAAAATTAACCAGAAGTAAAGAATTTTCTTTGGAGGGCTATTAATGGAATTCTTCCaacgaaatttaatttattacgGAGGGGTGTTGCTGTGGATAGTTCTTGTCTTTTTTGTGGTGTTAATGAAGACACTGATCATGCTTTGATTTTATATCATAATGCCATGGCGTGTTGGGCCTTAGTTGGTGCGTTTATCAATGATAATTTTCAGAATTTGTTGATGTTGGTGCAATACGTTCTCTCTCATTCAGACTCTGATTTTGTGGCTTGCTATCTTATGCTTCTGTGGAGCTTATGAAGCAAACGAAATCAAATGTTCTTCCAAGGTATTACATATAATCATGAGGAGGTTATCTCCTTTGTGGCTTATGTTTTGCAGGAATGGAAAGCCGCTCAATCTTGTCCTCCCATGTGTGATGGTCACTCTCCACAGGTTGACGTTCCTACTTCGTGGCTTCCTCCCCATTGGGTACTCTCAAGAGCAATGTTGATGCTGGTCTTTCCATGGGAGACAATAAAACCAGTTTTGGTGCAGTGGTTAGGGGTCTAGGTGGCTTATTTCATGCGGCTTTGTTAGGTTTTCATAATGGCTTGTTGTCTCCTTCAATTGCCGAAGCAGTTGCTTTCCATGAAACCCTATCCTTGCTTTTGACAATGACCTATGGTCCTGTTATTGTGGAAACTGATTGTAAGGAAGTGTTTAATGCCATGAGGTCTAGGGAAGAGGATTTATCAGAATTTGGTCAGGTCATTTCCAATTGTAAATTGCTTTTGTCTTAGGGATTAGGTATTTCCCTTCAGTGGGTTAAGTGACAAGCTAAtaaagctgctcattctcttgcGAGGGCGGCTTTAGTCCTTCTGTGTGGTTTGAGATTCCTAGTTCTATTTCTGATATTTTGTATTCTGAGGTTTACCGGGTTTTTTCACTTAACACTATGGGTTCTAGGTTGGGTGTATCTAGGGAATCTGATGACCGGATTTAGTTTGGATCTATTCTGTAAA
This Hevea brasiliensis isolate MT/VB/25A 57/8 unplaced genomic scaffold, ASM3005281v1 Scaf1, whole genome shotgun sequence DNA region includes the following protein-coding sequences:
- the LOC110662391 gene encoding uncharacterized protein LOC110662391; the encoded protein is MSIPRTFLPLFFSGAITAATGSSSDEEEDNEAAARVFLLVRAMNGESEASPPFAKLPWFLHTDIFGIVRDCWNVSLEDPLLHRLSLCHQRLSSWARSLCRDYKPKINKLKADLLALRDFEDGTVANQEVEIKIALNNLLAEEEIYWKQCAKSFWLKDGDSNTRNGKPLNLVLPCVMVTLHRLTFLLRGFLPIGYSQEQC